CTTTTTCGATGCGGCGATATTTTTCCTGCAGCCTGAGATTGATCTCTTCCAGAAGTTCCGCGACCAGGACCAGGGTTTTTATGGTGCGAGGTGCTCTGCTGTTGCCGTGCCCGGTCACCTTCCAGTCTTTTGCAGGCAATTTTCTGGGAGAAATACCTGTCAATTCCACGGGCTCCATCATTTGACCAAGGACACCGTCGCTAACGATAAAAACCGGTGTCCTGTAGTAGTCCGCCATCTCGAAGGCCTCCAGCATCATTTCCGCCGATTCCTGCACCGAGGCCGGAGCAAGGGAAGGAATGCGATAGTCGCCGTTGCCTCCCCCCCTGGTCATCTGATAGTAGTCCGCCTGAGAGGGTTGGATACCGCCAATCCCCGGGCCACCGCGCTGCACATTGACAACGACGCAGGGCATTTCCGCGGCGGCAAGCAAAGACAATCCTTCCTGCATCAGGGCGATACCGGGGGAAGATGAAGTGGTCAGAGCTCTGGCTCCGGCCGCTGCGGCTCCGTAGACCATGTTGATGGCTGCCAGTTCACTTTCAGCCTGCAGAAAAATGCCGTCGTGAGCAGGCAACTCCCTGGCCAGATATTCAGGAATTTCGTTCTGGGGGGTTATCGGATACCCGAAGAAGTGAGTACACCCAGCCTCAATTGCCGCCATGGCAAGGGCTTCGTTGCCCTTCATGAGATTCTTTGCCATTCTCCCTCCTTATCCGTCAAGCCGTTCAACGGAAATAGCGACATCCGGACAAACCATGGCGCAGTAGCCGCAGGCGATACATCCCGCCATATTCTTGATGGCAGCAGGCTGATATCCTTTGATATTGATAACAGTACCGTCCATAAAGATTATGCCTGTAGGACATGCTTCGGCACATAGCTTGCACCCTTTGCAGCGATCGACGGTTATCACAACCAGTCCCTTCGGTTTCGCCATAATGCCACCCCTCAGGCAGTACAACCAGGTGGGAAACCAACAATACGTTATGAATACCAATAATTTATTGCTGATCGTTTGGTAGTTTTTCAAAAAGTAAGGTTTATTTATGATCAAACTTTTTTTATTTTTACTTAACTCAGGATACCAGAGAAAATCAGTAGCAGTCAAGCTATTTTTCCACCTACTGAGAGCAACTTGACGGCCATACTACCGACAAAATCACTTAATACGCAAAAACTATTTTTCAGTAAGAGTAAATCAGTAAATCGAGACAACGCCGTGAAAACCGACGAAAAGATATGTGGAGAAGAGTCTTCTTCGGATAAGAAGGAAGGGCGGCCTACTTCGGCCTGTATATCACCACCAGAGTTTTTACAGTACCGTTAATGCCGCGATAGCCGTGGGGAGTGGAGGAATCAAAGTAAAGGCTGTCGCCTTCATGCAGCACAACAAGATTATCGCCGTATCGGAACTCAAGCTCTCCATCGAGTACAAACAGGAATTCTTCCCCTTTATGATTATTGAAGACGATATCATCAGGCTGACGCTCTTCCATATGTACTATAAATGGCTCCATATTCTTATCCGCCTTGGGATAAGCCAACGGTTCATACTGGTAGCCTATATGAGAGATATGCGGTCCCTTGGCAATACCGTAGCGGTCTTCTTTGCGGACTACTACCATATTGGAATCCTGATTCGTTTTCTGGAAAAAAGTGCCGATAGGAACGCCCAGAGCACTGGATATCTTCAGCAATGTGGCAATTGGCGGCGTGACGATATTGTTTTCTATCTGGGAAAGATTCGGCTTCGACAGACCGGTAAGATCGGACAACTCCTGCAAGGTGAGATCCCGCTGGTTACGTAAGTATCTAATCTGGCTTCCGATATCCAGAGACGCCAGTTCATTTTTTATATCCCGGGCCATGAGAGTTCATCTGAAAGAATTTCATTGACCGGGCAGGTCTCTCCCGCCCGTTGTTTTAGCATCGCAATAATCTTGCGACTTCCCCTTCTAAAGACGATTAAATACTAGCCTTTTCTCCAAAAAAAGTACATGACAAATGTACCTTCTCTTTTCCCACGGCTGCCGGTTCAATCTCTTCGGCCTTCCTGTAAAATCAGTGAAGGGAAGAGGCACAAATCCTTGGCGGACAAACGACACCGTCATCCGCTCCGCAGCGGGCTGCAACTGCCGCTTGTTTTAAAAGGTTGTAAAATAATAATCACTTATATTAAACTATATTATGAGCCTCTTGCAAAACTCTATGGTGGGGACTGAAGGTGGATCGGGGAAAAGCTAGAAAAAAAAACAACGTAACATTCTGAAATAATTTAGCTTGATGTGATTTTCTGATATATTTTGTTTGGCCAACAAATACAACAGGAGAATCAGCATGAAGCTCACCGAGAAGATATCATGGTTGATGGGGAGATTACAACAAAGTTTACTCCCCAGCCTTGAACAATGTTGTGTTTCTCCGCTTTCTAAGCAAGAGAAGCATTTGGTTAAGATCCTTGAAATCATCGAAATCGAACGCCATATTTCGAGAAACCGTCTTATAATAATACATAAATAGCCATTCCTTTTATCCTACGGCAGCACGTATGACATCGGCTTTTCCCGATGAAGGTAATCATTCAATAATGAAAAGGAGATTCGTATGAAATTACAATCGTACATGAAGGGCTTCACTGCGGCCATTATAACCGCTGGTATTCTCTTTGGCGGTTCGGCCCAGGCACTGGAAGAAAAGAACTATCTTCTTGCCACGGCAAGTACCGGCGGAACTTACTATCCGGTAGGTGTTGCCATCTCCACTCTAACCAAAGTCAAGCTGCAGCCCACCATGAAAATCGGCATGTCGGCTATCAACTCCGCCGGCTCCGGGGAAAATATCAAACTGCTTCGCGACAATGAAGTGCAGTTTGCAATCCTTCAGGGGTTGTATGGTTACTATGCCTGGAACGGCAAAGGACCGCTGGAGCAGGAAGGTCCCCAGAAAGAACTGCGCTCGGTTTCCATGCTGTGGCAGAACGTAGAGCAGTTCACCGCTCTCTCTTCCAAGGTCAAATCAGGCACGGTTGCCGATATGGAACTTTTCAAAGGTGAGCGGGTGGCCCTCGGCAAGAAAAATTCCGGCACACTGGGCTCGAACCTGACCCTGCTGGGCAATCTGGGAATCGATGCTGAAAAAGCTTTTGACCTTGTTTATGTCGGCTATGGCCCAAGCGCCGATGCTTTGCAGAATGGACAGATTTCAGCAATGAGTACACCGGCAGGTGTTCCCACAGGTGCTGTGACCAGGGCTCTTGCAGCCATGGGCGATGATGCCGTAATTCTCGATTTTACCGACGACCAGCTCAAAAAAGCGGATGGCGGCCTTAATCTCTGGACCCGTTATGTCATTCCTGCGGGCACTTATCCAAATCAGGAAAAAGACGTCAATACCGTCGCCCAACCGAATTTTCTGGCGGTGCGTGCCGACATTGACGAGGAGGCCGTTTACCTGATTACCAAAACTCTTTATGAAAATCTGCCTTTTCTCAATGCCA
This window of the Desulfopila inferna genome carries:
- a CDS encoding 4Fe-4S binding protein, giving the protein MAKPKGLVVITVDRCKGCKLCAEACPTGIIFMDGTVINIKGYQPAAIKNMAGCIACGYCAMVCPDVAISVERLDG
- the vorB gene encoding 3-methyl-2-oxobutanoate dehydrogenase subunit VorB, which translates into the protein MAKNLMKGNEALAMAAIEAGCTHFFGYPITPQNEIPEYLARELPAHDGIFLQAESELAAINMVYGAAAAGARALTTSSSPGIALMQEGLSLLAAAEMPCVVVNVQRGGPGIGGIQPSQADYYQMTRGGGNGDYRIPSLAPASVQESAEMMLEAFEMADYYRTPVFIVSDGVLGQMMEPVELTGISPRKLPAKDWKVTGHGNSRAPRTIKTLVLVAELLEEINLRLQEKYRRIEKEERRWEEYKMEGAEIVMVAYGTTSRIVKNAIDLLDGEIAVGLIRPQTLWPFPVQPFRALPQSCTGILCVEMSCGQMIDDVRLAVNGRMEVDFYGRVGGVIPAPQEIAEAIRKCRGRVAV
- a CDS encoding TAXI family TRAP transporter solute-binding subunit; its protein translation is MKLQSYMKGFTAAIITAGILFGGSAQALEEKNYLLATASTGGTYYPVGVAISTLTKVKLQPTMKIGMSAINSAGSGENIKLLRDNEVQFAILQGLYGYYAWNGKGPLEQEGPQKELRSVSMLWQNVEQFTALSSKVKSGTVADMELFKGERVALGKKNSGTLGSNLTLLGNLGIDAEKAFDLVYVGYGPSADALQNGQISAMSTPAGVPTGAVTRALAAMGDDAVILDFTDDQLKKADGGLNLWTRYVIPAGTYPNQEKDVNTVAQPNFLAVRADIDEEAVYLITKTLYENLPFLNAIHKATSVMSIEKALAGLPMPLHPGALKYYQEVGLEVPDHLIAR
- a CDS encoding helix-turn-helix domain-containing protein produces the protein MARDIKNELASLDIGSQIRYLRNQRDLTLQELSDLTGLSKPNLSQIENNIVTPPIATLLKISSALGVPIGTFFQKTNQDSNMVVVRKEDRYGIAKGPHISHIGYQYEPLAYPKADKNMEPFIVHMEERQPDDIVFNNHKGEEFLFVLDGELEFRYGDNLVVLHEGDSLYFDSSTPHGYRGINGTVKTLVVIYRPK